The following are encoded together in the Brassica napus cultivar Da-Ae chromosome A9, Da-Ae, whole genome shotgun sequence genome:
- the LOC125578078 gene encoding uncharacterized protein LOC125578078 encodes MTKSKQKGGLGFQDFESFNDAFLAKLSWRLHHNPSGLLSRVLMGKYCGDTPFLQVEHRAAESHGWKGILIGRDLMLSNAGWAIGNGEYVNIWTNLGLATPPKYDLWVQHHSSTPNGQATIQQVLPHEEERILILKPSKTGAPDKLIWLGTCSGIYTTKTGYHKALELVETAATPAATAAIDWEKGIWNLQTASKIKLFLWKIFQRALPVGELLAVRNIGTTQNCTRCDTVESINHLFFHCEFARKVWRLALFSTCFDSRGLLDLATEWQHLCTLKCLPPVGVATGPLAPWILWSLWLARNNRIFNNKDATPEEVITKATAAAHEWLQEQKADDKPKTNPPRQSLPYPNSTILHSDAAWRGDLHLAGLGWTIDEEGQTSSFMSHCHYVNSPLVAEGLALCEALSCCIAKGLRRILCKSDSLRLIRALHDEAPVSEIYGIVADILNLSLAFDFVSFAWTQRSENKAADALARQAL; translated from the exons ATGACGAAATCCAAACAGAAAGGAGGGCTGGGCTTTCAAGACTTTGAGAGCTTCAATGATGCTTTCTTAGCGAAGCTAAGCTGGCGCCTACACCACAACCCATCGGGACTTTTGAGCAGAGTACTCATGGGAAAATATTGTGGCGACACACCTTTCCTACAAGTCGAACATAGAGCAGCGGAATCACACGGCTGGAAAGGGATTTTGATAGGCAGAGACCTAATGCTGAGCAATGCAGGATGGGCGATTGGCAACGGGGAGTACGTTAACATTTGGACTAACCTTGGCTTAGCCACTCCTCCCAAATACGACCTATGGGTCCAGCACCACAGCAGTACGCCGAATGGACA AGCTACTATCCAACAGGTCCTTCCACACGAGGAGGAGAGGATTCTCATCCTAAAACCAAGCAAGACAGGAGCCCCTGACAAACTCATTTGGCTCGGCACATGCTCCGGCATCTACACGACAAAGACTGGCTACCATAAGGCCCTAGAGTTAGTGGAAACAGCTGCAACACCTGCTGCGACTGCGGCCATAGACTGGGAAAAAGGAATTTGGAACTTGCAAACGGCATCTAAGATCAAACTCTTCCTCTGGAAGATTTTTCAGCGGGCTCTCCCAGTCGGCGAACTTCTTGCTGTGAGGAATATTGGTACCACTCAGAACTGCACTCGATGTGATACAGTTGAATCTATCAACCACCTTTTCTTTCATTGTGAGTTCGCAAGAAAGGTTTGGAGACTTGCACTCTTCTCTACTTGCTTTGATTCTAGAGGTTTGCTAGATTTAGCTACAGAGTGGCAACACCTATGTACCCTCAAGTGCCTCCCACCGGTGGGAGTGGCGACAGGACCGCTAGCACCTTGGATCTTGTGGTCCCTTTGGCTTGCCAGGAACAACCGTATTTTCAACAATAAGGACGCCACCCCCGAGGAAGTGATCACGAAAGCCACTGCCGCGGCACATGAATGGCTACAGGAACAGAAGGCGGATGACAAGCCAAAGACCAACCCACCAAGGCAGAGTCTCCCCTACCCGAACTCCACTATTCTCCATTCTGATGCAGCTTGGCGGGGAGACCTCCATTTGGCGGGACTGGGGTGGACTATCGATGAGGAAGGCCAGACTAGTTCATTTATGTCCCACTGTCACTATGTTAACTCTCCACTGGTAGCTGAGGGACTAGCGCTATGTGAAGCTTTAAGCTGCTGCATCGCCAAGGGTCTCCGGCGTATACTGTGCAAATCTGACTCACTGAGACTTATTAGAGCTCTCCACGATGAAGCCCCTGTCTCAGAAATTTATGGCATTGTCGCTGACATTTTAAATCTATCGCTtgcttttgattttgtttcatttGCTTGGACTCAGCGATCGGAAAATAAGGCTGCCGATGCTTTAGCAAGGCAAGCTTTATGA
- the LOC111206432 gene encoding protein NRT1/ PTR FAMILY 5.2, with product MTVEEVGDDYTKDGTVDLRGNPVRRSIRGRWKACSFVVVYEVFERMAYYGISSNLVIYMTTKLHQGTVNSSNNVTNWVGTSWLTPILGAYVADAHLGRYITFVISCAIYFSGMLVLTLSVSIPGIKPPECSTANAEDCKKASVLQLAVFFGALYTLAIGTGGTKPNISTIGADQFDVFDPKEKTQKLSFFNWWMFSIFFGTLFANTVLVYVQDNVGWALGYGLPTIGLAISISIFLMGTPFYRHKLPTGSPFTKMARVIVASLRKAKEPMTHDVAHFHELPSLEYERKGAFPIQPTPSLRFLDRASLKSGTTHKWNLCTITEVEETKQMLRMLPVLFITFVPSMMIAQINTLFVKQGTTLDRKITGNFSIPPASLGGFVTLSMLISIVIYDRVFVKLTRKFTGNPRGVTLLQRMGIGLVFHIVIMIVASGTERYRLNVAAEHGLIHQTKVELPLTIFALLPQFVLMGMADSFLEVAKLEFFYDQAPESMKSLGTSYSTTSLAVGNFMSSFLLSTVSEITKKRGRGWILNNLNESRLDYYYLFFAALNLVNFVLFLVVVRFYVYRAEVTDLVDVKEVQMKVKDVKENE from the exons atgaCAGTAGAAGAGGTAGGAGATGATTACACAAAAGATGGAACTGTTGACCTTCGTGGTAATCCTGTTCGAAGATCCATTAGGGGTCGATGGAAAGCTTGTTCCTTCGTCGTCG TGTACGAGGTATTTGAACGTATGGCTTATTACGGGATATCAAGCAACCTAGTGATCTACATGACTACTAAACTGCACCAAGGAACAGTCAACTCGTCAAACAATGTGACCAACTGGGTTGGGACTAGTTGGCTCACTCCCATCTTAGGTGCTTATGTCGCAGACGctcatctcggtcgctatatCACTTTCGTCATTTCCTGCGCTATCTATTTTTCG GGGATGTTGGTCTTAACATTATCAGTATCCATACCGGGAATTAAACCACCAGAATGTTCAACGGCTAATGCGGAAGACTGCAAAAAGGCTTCGGTTTTACAGTTAGCGGTTTTCTTTGGAGCGTTATACACATTAGCGATCGGTACAGGCGGTACAAAACCGAACATATCTACCATAGGAGCCGATCAATTCGACGTATTCGACCCAAAGGAGAAGACTCAGAAACTATCATTCTTCAATTGGTGGATGTTTAGTATCTTCTTTGGTACACTCTTCGCAAACACTGTTCTTGTTTATGTTCAAGATAACGTAGGCTGGGCCTTGGGATATGGACTTCCGACAATAGGTCTAGCTATATCCATTTCTATTTTCTTGATGGGGACTCCGTTTTATCGTCATAAACTCCCCACGGGAAGTCCTTTCACGAAGATGGCTCGAGTCATTGTGGCTTCACTTCGCAAAGCCAAAGAGCCGATGACACATGACGTCGCACACTTTCACGAGCTGCCTTCACTGGAATATGAGCGTAAAGGTGCCTTTCCGATCCAGCCCACTCCAAGTCTAAG ATTCTTGGACAGAGCTTCACTCAAATCAGGAACAACCCATAAATGGAATCTGTGTACTATCACAGAAGTTGAAGAAACAAAACAGATGTTGAGAATGTTACCTGTATTGTTCATAACCTTCGTCCCAAGCATGATGATCGCTCAAATCAACACTTTATTTGTCAAACAAGGAACCACTTTAGACCGAAAGATCACTGGAAATTTCAGCATCCCACCAGCGAGTCTAGGCGGCTTCGTCACGCTCTCAATGCTCATCTCTATAGTCATATACGATCGAGTCTTTGTCAAGCTAACTCGAAAATTCACTGGAAATCCAAGAGGCGTTACTCTGCTTCAACGAATGGGCATTGGTCTCGTCTTCCACATCGTCATCATGATCGTCGCATCTGGCACTGAGAG GTATAGACTCAATGTCGCTGCTGAACATGGACTCATACACCAAACCAAAGTAGAGCTACCCTTGACTATCTTTGCGTTGCTTCCTCAGTTTGTGCTAATGGGTATGGCTGATTCGTTCTTAGAAGTTGCAAAGCTCGAGTTTTTCTACGACCAAGCTCCTGAGAGCATGAAAAGTCTAGGAACATCGTATTCGACAACGAGTTTAGCCGTTGGGAATTTTATGAGTAGTTTCTTGCTGTCAACGGTTTCTGAGATAACGAAAAAGCGAGGAAGGGGATGGATTTTGAACAATCTTAATGAGTCTAGGTTGGATTATTATTACTTGTTCTTTGCGGCTTTAAATTTGGTTAACTTCGTCTTGTTCTTGGTCGTGGTTAGGTTTTATGTTTATAGGGCTGAGGTTACTGATTTAGTTGATGTGAAAGAGGTGCAAATGAAGGTAAAGGATGTCAAAGAGAATGAGTAG
- the LOC106409491 gene encoding pollen-specific protein-like At4g18596 yields the protein MASKAFFYSFFVVSVVCLSSLPGFSAADADDFDRFQIQGSVYCDTCRVQFVTRLSKFLEGAKVKLECRSRTNGTLALTKEAVTDKTGSYMMEVTGDHEEEVCELVLVQSPDSGCSDVSEEAYLRNAAKISLTANDGIVSHETRIVNPLGFMVKTPSADCPAAFKELGIVPDVTF from the exons atggcgTCGAAAGCCTTCTTCTACTCtttctttgtcgtctccgtcGTGTGTTTGTCCTCTCTCCCCGGATTTTCCGCCGCCGATGCTGATGATTTTGACCGTTTCCAGATTCAGGGATCAGTTTATTGTGACACTTGCCGTGTCCAATTCGTTACCCGTCTCAGCAAATTCCTTGAAg GAGCGAAAGTGAAGTTGGAGTGCAGGAGCAGAACAAACGGAACCCTAGCGTTGACCAAAGAAGCCGTTACCGACAAAACGGGAAGCTACATGATGGAAGTAACTGGCGACCACGAAGAAGAAGTTTGCGAGCTCGTTTTGGTGCAATCACCAGACAGTGGTTGCAGCGACGTCAGCGAAGAGGCATACTTACGTAACGCCGCTAAGATCAGTCTAACGGCAAATGACGGTATCGTCTCTCACGAGACACGTATCGTTAACCCTCTCGGTTTCATGGTTAAGACACCGTCAGCTGACTGTCCCGCTGCTTTCAAGGAGCTCGGTATTGTCCCTGACGTTACTTTCTAA